The following are encoded together in the Nocardioides okcheonensis genome:
- a CDS encoding sigma-70 family RNA polymerase sigma factor, translated as MSTAQANRSTTTTREIEGRDSVGLYLDEIARTPLLDAETEVELSKTIEAGLMAQHLLDTGRIGRRKGGAPMSASEAELEWLAEQGRLAVDRFIEANLRLVVSIARKYGRSQMPMLDLIQEGNTGLIRAVEKFDYTKGYKFSTYATWWVRQAITRGIAQQARVVRLPVHVVEELNQVGSARRTLERQLGREPEPQEIATELGMDLDRVLDLMSWGRDHVSLDTPVDEDGDTSLGDLMAQETAPGPDLNVLDAEARQRLDDLVGILDERSADIVRARYGLADGRQHKLADIGARHGISAERVRQLEREALQKLRRAGDPDLAA; from the coding sequence ATGAGCACCGCACAGGCCAACCGCAGCACGACCACGACCCGCGAGATCGAGGGCCGCGACAGCGTCGGGCTCTACCTCGACGAGATCGCCCGCACCCCCCTGCTCGACGCCGAGACCGAGGTCGAGCTCTCCAAGACCATCGAGGCCGGCCTGATGGCCCAGCACCTCCTCGACACCGGACGCATCGGCCGCCGCAAGGGCGGCGCCCCGATGAGCGCCAGCGAGGCCGAGCTCGAGTGGCTCGCCGAGCAGGGCCGCCTCGCGGTCGACCGGTTCATCGAGGCCAACCTCCGCCTGGTGGTGTCGATCGCCCGCAAGTACGGCCGCTCGCAGATGCCGATGCTCGACCTGATCCAGGAGGGCAACACCGGCCTGATCCGCGCGGTCGAGAAGTTCGACTACACCAAGGGCTACAAGTTCTCCACGTACGCCACCTGGTGGGTGCGGCAGGCGATCACCCGCGGCATCGCGCAGCAGGCCCGCGTCGTCCGGCTCCCCGTCCACGTCGTCGAGGAGCTCAACCAGGTCGGCAGCGCGCGACGCACGCTCGAGCGCCAGCTCGGCCGCGAGCCCGAGCCGCAGGAGATCGCGACCGAGCTCGGCATGGACCTCGACCGGGTCCTCGACCTGATGAGCTGGGGCCGCGACCACGTGTCGCTCGACACCCCGGTCGACGAGGACGGCGACACCTCGCTGGGCGACCTGATGGCCCAGGAGACCGCCCCGGGGCCCGACCTCAACGTCCTGGACGCCGAGGCCCGCCAGCGTCTCGACGACCTCGTCGGCATCCTCGACGAGCGCTCGGCCGACATCGTGCGGGCCCGCTACGGCCTCGCCGACGGCCGCCAGCACAAGCTCGCCGACATCGGTGCCCGCCACGGCATCTCCGCCGAGCGGGTCCGCCAGCTCGAGCGGGAGGCGCTGCAGAAGCTCCGCCGCGCCGGCGACCCCGACCTGGCTGCCTGA
- a CDS encoding DNA polymerase IV, whose amino-acid sequence MRATASVLHVDLDAFFAAVEQRDKPSLRGKPVIVGGTGGRGVVATASYEARRYGVGSAMSGREARARCPHAAFLSGRFHAYRATSRLVMDVLRDVSPLVEPLSLDEAFVDLAAAGLPDLEVATVTEVGAELRRRIHEVTGGLTATVGIASSKFLAKVASELDKPDGMTVVAPGTELDLLRPMRVGVIPGVGPATADRLRRAGIHTIAELERTGEDELVALLGKAHGHGLWQLARARDDRPVVSEREAKSISVEGTYDSDLTDRRLMEGLLTRQARDVGARMRKGGHSGRTVTIKVRLHDFTTLSRSSTLSSPTDDGGTIARVARSLLADLDTTGGVRLLGVGVSGLADWVQEDLFGETTAEEDEVEVALPTPPRRAWPPGADVVHDEMGPGWVWGSGSGVVTVRFETADTPPGPVRSYRTDDPALRRVEPPADD is encoded by the coding sequence ATGCGCGCCACCGCCTCCGTCCTCCACGTCGACCTCGACGCGTTCTTCGCCGCCGTGGAGCAGCGCGACAAGCCGTCGCTGCGGGGCAAGCCGGTGATCGTCGGGGGCACGGGCGGGCGGGGCGTGGTCGCCACGGCCTCCTACGAGGCACGCCGCTACGGCGTGGGCTCGGCCATGTCGGGGCGCGAGGCGCGGGCCCGCTGCCCGCACGCCGCCTTCCTCAGCGGCCGGTTCCACGCCTACCGCGCCACCAGCCGGCTGGTCATGGACGTCCTGCGTGACGTGTCGCCCCTGGTGGAGCCGCTCTCGCTGGACGAGGCGTTCGTCGACCTCGCGGCGGCCGGGCTGCCCGACCTGGAGGTGGCGACCGTGACGGAGGTGGGGGCGGAGCTGCGCCGTCGCATCCACGAGGTGACGGGCGGGCTGACGGCCACGGTCGGCATCGCCTCGTCGAAGTTCCTCGCCAAGGTGGCCAGCGAGCTCGACAAGCCCGACGGCATGACGGTGGTCGCGCCGGGCACCGAGCTCGACCTCCTGCGGCCGATGCGGGTGGGCGTGATCCCCGGGGTCGGGCCGGCGACGGCCGACCGGCTGCGCCGCGCCGGCATCCACACCATCGCCGAGCTCGAGCGCACCGGCGAGGACGAGCTGGTCGCGCTCCTCGGCAAGGCCCACGGGCACGGCCTGTGGCAGCTCGCCCGCGCCCGTGACGACCGCCCGGTCGTGTCCGAGCGCGAGGCCAAGTCGATCAGCGTCGAGGGCACCTACGACTCCGACCTCACCGACCGGCGGCTGATGGAGGGCCTGCTCACCCGGCAGGCCCGGGACGTGGGCGCACGGATGCGCAAGGGCGGGCACTCGGGTCGCACCGTGACGATCAAGGTGCGGCTGCACGACTTCACGACGCTGAGCCGGTCGAGCACGCTGTCCAGCCCGACCGACGACGGCGGCACCATCGCCCGGGTCGCCCGCTCGCTGCTCGCCGACCTCGACACCACCGGAGGCGTCCGGCTCCTCGGCGTCGGCGTCTCCGGCCTCGCCGACTGGGTCCAGGAGGACCTGTTCGGGGAGACGACCGCCGAGGAGGACGAGGTCGAGGTCGCGCTGCCCACGCCGCCGCGCCGGGCCTGGCCGCCCGGTGCTGACGTGGTCCACGACGAGATGGGTCCGGGCTGGGTCTGGGGGTCCGGGTCGGGCGTCGTCACCGTCCGCTTCGAGACCGCCGACACGCCACCCGGCCCGGTGCGCAGCTATCGGACCGACGACCCGGCCCTGCGCCGGGTCGAGCCGCCCGCCGACGACTGA
- a CDS encoding DUF4192 domain-containing protein, with translation MTPTPSTPEQRPVPPVPLHPLHPPHPDRPPATRLRARTPEDLVAFVPLALGFVPERSVVLVSVGASGGLHARVDLPHDPDDVDDVVEALVRPVRRHRVREVVLVVYDDDTTVADEAAWALHEELVAEGVTVHQVLRVHDSHWFAVLPGAPLDAYQGVPFTLADHRFTAQGVLDGRVTHPSREALRATIAPDPHEAALTAARVPHAVALAPGALGALCHRRLAGNRSFSTDELAAVAVSVTSGPLRDEAWVWLSRERARAAVDLWSDAVRRLPVEHVAGPAAVLGFAAWLLGDGALAWCAVDRSREGRPDHSLAGLVAQLLEGAVDPATWEGLRPALDGSGDPAA, from the coding sequence ATGACACCGACACCCTCCACTCCCGAGCAGCGCCCGGTGCCGCCCGTGCCGCTGCACCCGCTGCACCCGCCGCACCCGGACCGCCCGCCGGCCACCCGGCTGCGCGCCCGCACGCCCGAGGACCTCGTCGCCTTCGTCCCGCTCGCGCTCGGTTTCGTCCCCGAGCGCTCGGTGGTGCTGGTGAGCGTCGGCGCGTCCGGCGGCCTGCACGCCCGCGTCGACCTCCCGCACGACCCCGACGACGTCGACGACGTGGTCGAGGCGCTGGTGCGCCCCGTGCGCCGCCACCGCGTCCGCGAGGTGGTCCTCGTGGTCTACGACGACGACACGACCGTCGCCGACGAGGCCGCCTGGGCGCTCCACGAGGAGCTCGTCGCCGAGGGGGTCACCGTCCACCAGGTCCTGCGGGTGCACGACTCCCACTGGTTCGCGGTGCTCCCCGGTGCGCCCCTCGACGCCTACCAGGGGGTGCCCTTCACCCTGGCCGACCACCGGTTCACCGCCCAGGGCGTCCTCGACGGACGCGTCACCCACCCCAGCCGCGAGGCGCTGCGCGCCACGATCGCACCGGACCCGCACGAGGCGGCGCTCACCGCCGCCCGGGTCCCGCACGCGGTCGCGCTCGCGCCCGGTGCCCTGGGCGCGCTGTGCCACCGCCGTCTCGCCGGCAACCGCTCGTTCTCGACCGACGAGCTGGCGGCGGTCGCGGTGAGCGTCACCTCCGGCCCGCTCCGCGACGAGGCGTGGGTGTGGCTCTCGCGCGAGCGGGCGCGCGCCGCGGTCGACCTGTGGTCCGACGCCGTGCGTCGCCTCCCGGTCGAGCACGTGGCCGGACCGGCGGCCGTCCTCGGCTTCGCGGCGTGGCTCCTGGGCGACGGCGCGCTGGCCTGGTGCGCGGTCGACCGCAGCCGGGAGGGGCGCCCCGACCACTCGCTGGCCGGGCTCGTCGCCCAGCTGCTGGAGGGAGCGGTCGACCCCGCCACGTGGGAGGGCCTCCGGCCGGCGCTGGACGGGTCGGGGGACCCCGCCGCGTGA
- a CDS encoding glutamate--cysteine ligase family protein, whose protein sequence is MGEEVDQQEFSRADRTRHREKIRRNLDVFARMLRESRFDTDDPMTGLEMELNLIDDAGDPALKNAEVLEALADPDFQTELGQFNIEVNLAPAKLREGGLSTFEDSLRRSLNNAEEKAAEVGAHQVMIGILPTLAEGHMGVSALSANPRYKLLSEQILNARGEDITISISGRERLTTSADSIVPEAACTSTQFHVQTSPDQFAAYWNAAQAIAGIQVAVSANSPFLLGKELWRETRIPLFEQATDTRSEELKAQGVRPRVWFGERWITSVFDLFEENVRYFPALLPVTDEEDPLEVLDGGGTPQLHELRLHNGTIYRWNRPVYDIADGVPHLRVENRLLAAGPTVADTIANAALWFGLVRHLAENERPLWSQMSFSAAEENFQVAAQMGVDAQVYWPGIGQVRATELVLRRLLPMARAGLDSYGVPSEESDRYLGIIEQRCLKETSGAAWFVGRVHERGGADRYDALRATLLDYRERMHSNQPVHDWD, encoded by the coding sequence ATGGGAGAAGAAGTCGATCAGCAGGAGTTCAGCCGGGCTGACCGGACCCGCCACCGCGAGAAGATCCGTCGCAACCTCGACGTCTTCGCCCGGATGCTGCGCGAGTCCCGCTTCGACACCGACGACCCGATGACCGGGCTCGAGATGGAGCTCAACCTCATCGACGACGCCGGCGACCCGGCGCTGAAGAACGCCGAGGTGCTCGAGGCGCTCGCCGACCCCGACTTCCAGACCGAGCTCGGCCAGTTCAACATCGAGGTCAACCTCGCCCCGGCCAAGCTGCGCGAGGGCGGCCTGTCCACCTTCGAGGACAGCCTGCGTCGCTCCCTCAACAACGCCGAGGAGAAGGCCGCCGAGGTGGGCGCCCACCAGGTGATGATCGGGATCCTCCCCACCCTGGCGGAGGGGCACATGGGCGTCTCGGCGCTCAGCGCGAACCCGCGCTACAAGCTGCTGTCCGAGCAGATCCTCAACGCCCGCGGCGAGGACATCACGATCAGCATCTCGGGGCGCGAGCGGCTCACCACGTCGGCGGACTCGATCGTGCCCGAGGCGGCCTGCACGAGCACCCAGTTCCACGTGCAGACCTCGCCCGACCAGTTCGCCGCCTACTGGAACGCCGCGCAGGCGATCGCCGGCATCCAGGTCGCGGTCTCGGCCAACTCCCCGTTCCTGCTCGGCAAGGAGCTCTGGCGCGAGACGCGCATCCCGCTCTTCGAGCAGGCCACCGACACGCGCAGCGAGGAGCTCAAGGCGCAGGGCGTACGCCCCCGGGTGTGGTTCGGCGAGCGGTGGATCACCTCGGTGTTCGACCTGTTCGAGGAGAACGTCCGCTACTTCCCGGCCCTCCTCCCGGTCACCGACGAGGAGGACCCGCTCGAGGTCCTCGACGGGGGCGGCACCCCGCAGCTGCACGAGCTGCGCCTGCACAACGGGACGATCTACCGCTGGAACCGCCCCGTCTACGACATCGCCGACGGCGTGCCGCACCTGCGGGTCGAGAACCGCCTGCTCGCCGCCGGGCCGACCGTGGCCGACACGATCGCCAACGCCGCGCTGTGGTTCGGCCTCGTGCGCCACCTCGCGGAGAACGAGCGCCCGCTGTGGTCGCAGATGTCGTTCTCCGCGGCCGAGGAGAACTTCCAGGTCGCCGCCCAGATGGGCGTCGACGCCCAGGTCTACTGGCCGGGCATCGGCCAGGTCCGGGCCACCGAGCTGGTGCTGAGGCGGTTGCTGCCGATGGCGCGCGCCGGTCTCGACTCCTACGGCGTGCCGAGCGAGGAGAGCGACCGGTACCTCGGCATCATCGAGCAGCGCTGCCTCAAGGAGACCAGTGGCGCCGCGTGGTTCGTCGGGCGCGTCCACGAGCGCGGGGGAGCCGACCGCTACGACGCGCTCCGGGCGACGCTCCTCGACTACCGCGAGCGGATGCACAGCAACCAGCCGGTCCACGACTGGGACTGA
- a CDS encoding universal stress protein encodes MGTVVVGYVPKPEGEAALAAGISEAKLRGGKLVVVNSHRGGQEFDGVRARAAEDDMASIREKLEASGVEHDVRQLVRGFEPAEDLISIAEANDAELLVIGLRRRSPVGKLILGSNAQRVLLDAPCPVLAVKAQ; translated from the coding sequence ATGGGCACCGTTGTCGTCGGATACGTCCCGAAGCCGGAGGGCGAGGCTGCCCTCGCAGCCGGCATCAGCGAGGCGAAGCTGCGCGGCGGCAAGCTGGTCGTGGTGAACTCCCACCGCGGCGGCCAGGAGTTCGACGGGGTCAGGGCCCGCGCCGCCGAGGACGACATGGCGTCGATCCGCGAGAAGCTCGAGGCCTCCGGCGTCGAGCACGACGTACGCCAGCTGGTGCGCGGCTTCGAGCCCGCCGAGGACCTGATCAGCATCGCGGAGGCCAACGACGCCGAGCTCCTCGTCATCGGCCTGCGACGTCGCTCGCCGGTCGGCAAGCTGATCCTGGGCAGCAACGCCCAGCGGGTCCTGCTCGACGCCCCGTGCCCGGTGCTCGCCGTCAAGGCCCAGTGA
- a CDS encoding HhH-GPD-type base excision DNA repair protein: MGFQITGDPAADKVLDDSAFALLVGMMLDQQYPMEHAFRGPAKVLDRFGTVEPGAIAAADPEEFAAMASTPPAIHRFPGSMSVRMQELARIVEDTYGGDASRLWTEARDGKDLLKRVMALPGFGKQKAQIFVALLAKQLGVRPDGWEAAVGDYALEGHRSVADVVDADSLQKVRDFKKAKKAAARDAQ, encoded by the coding sequence ATGGGCTTCCAGATCACCGGTGACCCGGCCGCCGACAAGGTCCTCGACGACTCCGCGTTCGCGCTGCTGGTGGGCATGATGCTCGACCAGCAGTACCCGATGGAGCACGCGTTCCGCGGCCCGGCCAAGGTCCTCGACCGGTTCGGCACCGTCGAGCCGGGCGCGATCGCGGCCGCCGACCCCGAGGAGTTCGCGGCGATGGCCTCCACGCCGCCCGCGATCCACCGCTTCCCGGGGTCGATGTCGGTCCGGATGCAGGAGCTGGCGCGCATCGTCGAGGACACCTACGGCGGGGACGCGTCCCGGCTCTGGACCGAGGCACGCGACGGCAAGGACCTGCTCAAGCGGGTGATGGCGCTGCCCGGCTTCGGCAAGCAGAAGGCCCAGATCTTCGTGGCCCTGCTCGCCAAGCAGCTCGGCGTGCGGCCCGACGGGTGGGAGGCCGCCGTCGGCGACTACGCCCTCGAGGGGCACCGGTCGGTCGCGGACGTCGTCGACGCCGACTCCCTCCAGAAGGTCCGCGACTTCAAGAAGGCGAAGAAGGCGGCCGCACGCGACGCGCAGTGA
- a CDS encoding RNA polymerase sigma factor, with protein MFVSSHARKLLPAEVLSHPSITALVEGGAPTGTVSPQDVRRASDEAGVEPRHLKALLVHLGELGITVQLDASSLRAVAATSKRASTSAAAKKAPAKKAAASSAASATAEPAAPARKAAAKKAAPAKKAPAKKAAKATDADEVVDLGAVEAPAVGADGKKVLPDIPDDQFEKDVVADPTIKEDEKQAFTVSAADETDEPEQQVMVAGATADPVKDYLKQIGKVPLLNAEMEVELAKRIEAGLFSEEKLAKGGRISAKMLEEYEWIAEDGRRAKNHLLEANLRLVVSLAKRYTGRGMLFLDLIQEGNLGLIRAVEKFDYTKGYKFSTYATWWIRQAITRAMADQARTIRIPVHMVEVINKLARVQRQMLQDLGREPTPEELAKELDMTPEKVIEVQKYGREPISLHTPLGEDGDSEFGDLIEDSEAIVPADAVSFTLLQEQLHAVLDTLSEREAGVVSMRFGLTDGQPKTLDEIGKVYGVTRERIRQIESKTMSKLRHPSRSQVLRDYLD; from the coding sequence GTGTTCGTGTCCTCACACGCACGCAAGTTGCTCCCCGCCGAGGTGCTGTCGCACCCCTCCATCACCGCCCTGGTCGAGGGCGGCGCCCCGACCGGCACCGTGTCCCCCCAGGACGTGCGACGGGCCAGTGACGAGGCGGGGGTCGAGCCTCGCCACCTGAAGGCGCTGCTCGTCCACCTGGGCGAGCTCGGCATCACGGTGCAGCTCGACGCCTCGAGCCTGCGCGCCGTCGCCGCCACGAGCAAGCGGGCGTCCACCTCCGCCGCGGCGAAGAAGGCGCCGGCCAAGAAGGCCGCCGCGTCCTCCGCCGCGTCGGCCACGGCCGAGCCCGCGGCACCGGCCAGGAAGGCCGCCGCCAAGAAGGCCGCGCCCGCCAAGAAGGCGCCGGCGAAGAAGGCTGCCAAGGCGACCGACGCCGACGAGGTCGTCGACCTCGGCGCCGTCGAGGCGCCGGCCGTGGGGGCCGACGGCAAGAAGGTCCTGCCGGACATCCCCGACGACCAGTTCGAGAAGGACGTCGTCGCCGATCCCACGATCAAGGAGGACGAGAAGCAGGCCTTCACCGTCTCCGCGGCCGACGAGACCGACGAGCCCGAGCAGCAGGTCATGGTCGCCGGTGCGACCGCCGACCCGGTCAAGGACTACCTCAAGCAGATCGGCAAGGTGCCCCTCCTCAACGCCGAGATGGAGGTCGAGCTCGCCAAGCGGATCGAGGCCGGCCTGTTCTCGGAGGAGAAGCTCGCCAAGGGCGGCCGGATCAGCGCGAAGATGCTCGAGGAGTACGAGTGGATCGCCGAGGACGGTCGGCGCGCCAAGAACCACCTCCTCGAGGCCAACCTCCGCCTCGTCGTGTCGCTCGCCAAGCGCTACACCGGTCGCGGCATGCTCTTCCTCGACCTGATCCAGGAGGGCAACCTCGGACTGATCCGTGCGGTCGAGAAGTTCGACTACACCAAGGGCTACAAGTTCTCGACCTACGCGACCTGGTGGATCCGGCAGGCGATCACCCGCGCGATGGCCGACCAGGCCCGCACCATCCGCATCCCGGTGCACATGGTCGAGGTCATCAACAAGCTCGCCCGCGTGCAGCGCCAGATGCTCCAGGACCTGGGCCGCGAGCCCACGCCGGAGGAGCTGGCCAAGGAGCTCGACATGACCCCGGAGAAGGTCATCGAGGTCCAGAAGTACGGCCGCGAGCCGATCTCGCTGCACACCCCGCTCGGCGAGGACGGCGACTCCGAGTTCGGTGACCTGATCGAGGACTCCGAGGCGATCGTCCCCGCGGACGCCGTCTCCTTCACCCTCCTGCAGGAGCAGCTGCACGCGGTCCTCGACACGCTCTCCGAGCGCGAGGCGGGCGTGGTGTCGATGCGGTTCGGACTCACCGACGGCCAGCCCAAGACGCTCGACGAGATCGGCAAGGTCTACGGCGTGACCCGCGAGCGGATCCGCCAGATCGAGTCGAAGACGATGTCGAAGCTGCGCCACCCGAGCCGCTCGCAGGTCCTGCGCGACTACCTGGACTGA
- a CDS encoding M28 family metallopeptidase — protein sequence MGPQRRAAAAVVLALALSGCTGAGERDADRDGPGPDPGAPTSDGSARAPATPPTPDPTTEAAAPTEALRPGDLRAATAVRAVRHLAGRIGPREATGPAYGRAARWVTGELRDLGWEVERQAFDVPAGESWGVAVPAGRSVNVVATLPGVDRTRPHLVVGAHLDTVPQAPGAEDNASGVGVLLAVAEAVAQRRTRLPVVLVAFGAEEPRGPGDELHHFGSRAHVAALGPRERRAVRAMVSLDRVGVGEVVPVGSAGDGDPVQRSLLDAARRAGVPVVAEGGQRSSDHWSYVRAVCRPRASARRPTPAITRPRTSRRSSRAPSWRESGASCSPGWPRGRASEPSPAHARRDRRSSREAAAAAPATPRATPSTPIRAGHHADPVTLARASDRGRAAR from the coding sequence ATGGGTCCGCAGCGCCGCGCCGCCGCCGCGGTGGTCCTCGCCCTCGCGCTGTCCGGCTGCACCGGGGCCGGCGAGCGCGACGCCGACCGGGACGGGCCGGGGCCCGACCCCGGCGCGCCGACGTCCGACGGGTCGGCCCGGGCCCCCGCGACCCCGCCGACGCCCGACCCGACCACGGAGGCCGCCGCACCCACGGAGGCGCTGCGTCCCGGGGACCTGCGGGCGGCCACCGCGGTCCGTGCGGTGCGACACCTCGCGGGCCGGATCGGTCCGCGGGAGGCCACCGGACCGGCGTACGGGCGCGCCGCCCGGTGGGTGACCGGCGAGCTGCGCGACCTCGGCTGGGAGGTGGAGCGGCAGGCCTTCGACGTCCCGGCGGGGGAGTCCTGGGGCGTCGCCGTGCCCGCGGGTCGGTCCGTCAACGTGGTCGCCACGCTCCCCGGGGTCGACCGGACCCGTCCGCACCTCGTGGTCGGCGCCCACCTCGACACGGTCCCGCAGGCGCCGGGGGCCGAGGACAACGCGTCGGGGGTGGGCGTGCTCCTCGCGGTGGCCGAGGCGGTGGCCCAGCGGCGCACGAGGCTGCCGGTGGTGCTCGTGGCCTTCGGCGCCGAGGAGCCGCGCGGCCCCGGCGACGAGCTCCACCACTTCGGCTCCCGCGCCCACGTCGCAGCGCTCGGGCCACGCGAGCGGAGGGCCGTGCGGGCGATGGTGTCGCTGGACCGGGTCGGGGTCGGCGAGGTGGTGCCGGTCGGCTCGGCGGGGGACGGCGACCCGGTGCAGCGGTCGCTGCTGGACGCGGCACGGCGGGCCGGGGTCCCGGTCGTGGCCGAGGGCGGCCAGCGCAGCAGCGACCACTGGTCCTACGTCCGGGCCGTCTGCCGGCCGCGCGCCTCGGCTCGACGCCCTACGCCGGCTATCACTCGGCCGCGGACCTCCCGCCGGTCGTCTCGGGCGCCCAGCTGGCGCGAGTCGGGCGCCTCGTGCTCGCCTGGCTGGCCCCGCGGCCGGGCTAGCGAGCCCAGCCCCGCGCACGCGCGCAGGGACCGCCGCTCGTCGCGCGAGGCGGCCGCGGCCGCGCCCGCGACCCCGCGGGCGACGCCGTCGACGCCGATCCGCGCCGGCCACCACGCGGACCCGGTGACGCTCGCCCGGGCCTCCGACCGCGGCCGGGCCGCACGGTGA
- a CDS encoding DMT family transporter, protein MAVLLALAAAVAYGLSDFVGGIASRRTSAWPVAFVASSSACAGAVVLALVTAGSPTAADLGWGALAGVGTGTGGAFLYRGLAAGRMGVVAPVSAVGAALLPVVVGVATGERPDLLVWLGLVAAVPGIWLVSREPGGGDLAAGIVDGVLAGAGFGLLFAATGQVPEEAGFAPLALAQGVGVVCVAVTATLLGGRWRPDHPSQAWGVAAGLLATTAVVAFLRATQTGLLTVASVVTSLYPAVTIALAAVVLRERVHASQGVGLLLCGLAVGLVAAA, encoded by the coding sequence GTGGCCGTCCTGCTCGCGCTCGCCGCGGCCGTCGCCTACGGCCTCTCGGACTTCGTCGGCGGGATCGCGTCACGGCGTACGTCGGCGTGGCCGGTCGCGTTCGTCGCGTCGTCGTCGGCCTGCGCCGGTGCCGTCGTCCTCGCCCTGGTCACCGCGGGCTCCCCCACCGCCGCCGACCTCGGCTGGGGCGCGCTCGCCGGCGTCGGGACCGGCACCGGAGGCGCGTTCCTCTACCGCGGGCTGGCCGCGGGCCGGATGGGCGTGGTCGCGCCCGTCTCGGCCGTGGGTGCGGCCCTGCTGCCCGTCGTCGTCGGTGTGGCGACCGGGGAGCGCCCCGACCTGCTCGTCTGGCTCGGCCTGGTCGCGGCGGTGCCCGGGATCTGGCTGGTGAGCCGCGAGCCGGGTGGTGGTGACCTCGCCGCGGGCATCGTCGACGGGGTGCTGGCGGGGGCGGGCTTCGGCCTGCTGTTCGCCGCGACGGGACAGGTGCCGGAGGAGGCCGGGTTCGCGCCGCTGGCGCTCGCGCAGGGCGTCGGCGTGGTCTGCGTCGCCGTCACCGCGACGCTGCTGGGCGGCCGGTGGAGGCCCGACCACCCGTCGCAGGCGTGGGGCGTCGCGGCCGGACTGCTCGCCACGACCGCCGTGGTCGCCTTCCTCCGCGCCACGCAGACCGGCCTGCTGACGGTCGCCTCGGTCGTGACCTCGCTCTACCCGGCCGTCACGATCGCGCTGGCGGCCGTCGTCCTGCGCGAGCGGGTCCACGCCTCCCAGGGCGTCGGACTGCTGCTGTGCGGGCTCGCGGTCGGCCTGGTCGCCGCCGCCTGA
- a CDS encoding DUF456 domain-containing protein: protein MSLTEVLVAVAIAVGIAGIIVPVLPGTLLVLGAVLVWALDVDTSTAWVVFAVCTVLLAGGSVVKFLVPGRQLKASGVPNRTLAVGALLAFVGFFVVPLVGMFIGFVLGVYLAERARVGAAQAGPSTRAALRAVGVSILVELVAAFLAAAAWVVGVVVT from the coding sequence GTGAGCCTCACCGAAGTCCTCGTCGCCGTCGCGATCGCCGTCGGCATCGCCGGCATCATCGTCCCCGTGCTGCCCGGCACCCTGCTGGTGCTCGGCGCCGTCCTCGTGTGGGCCCTCGACGTCGACACCTCCACCGCGTGGGTGGTCTTCGCGGTGTGCACCGTGCTGCTCGCCGGCGGGTCCGTGGTGAAGTTCCTCGTCCCCGGGCGGCAGCTGAAGGCCTCCGGGGTGCCGAACCGCACCCTCGCGGTCGGGGCGCTGCTGGCGTTCGTGGGCTTCTTCGTGGTCCCGCTGGTCGGGATGTTCATCGGGTTCGTGCTCGGCGTCTACCTCGCCGAGCGGGCCCGCGTGGGTGCCGCGCAGGCCGGACCGTCCACCCGCGCCGCGCTGCGCGCCGTGGGCGTCTCGATCCTGGTCGAGCTGGTCGCCGCGTTCCTCGCCGCCGCCGCCTGGGTCGTGGGCGTCGTGGTGACCTGA
- a CDS encoding DUF7455 domain-containing protein, translating into MNRNEADVTTATAPTQAVLTAGDRCDRCGAQAYLRVELQTGGELLFCAHHAREHGEKLREVAATVHDETHKLGSDA; encoded by the coding sequence ATGAACAGAAATGAGGCTGACGTGACCACTGCCACCGCACCCACCCAGGCCGTCCTCACGGCGGGTGACCGCTGTGACCGCTGCGGCGCCCAGGCCTACCTGCGGGTGGAGCTCCAGACCGGCGGCGAGCTGCTGTTCTGCGCCCACCACGCCCGCGAGCACGGCGAGAAGCTCCGCGAGGTCGCTGCCACCGTCCACGACGAGACGCACAAGCTCGGCAGCGACGCCTGA